TGCCTGTCGGCGCTGCGGTCCCCCTTCTACCCGCTGCCGGCGCCGGGCTCGCTGCCGCCCCTGCACCCCTCGGCCATGCACCTGCATCTTTCGGGGGTACGGTACCCCCCCGAGCTCTCGCACTCCTCCCTCTCCGCCCTGCAGTCCGAGCGCATCTCCAGCCTCGCCGCCGAGAGGTACGGGGGGGACGATGgccggggacggggggggaAAGACAGGGCACCCCGGCAGGGGATGCTAACAGGCACctgggggttgtttggggggtggtggtttttttttcggCTTTTCTTTGCAGGCTGCAAATGGACGAGGAGCTGCGGCAGAGGGAGCGAGAGCGTGAGCGCGAGCGGGAGAAGGAGCGGGAGCGAGAAGCCGACCGGGAGCGGGAGAAGGAGCGCGAACGGGAGCGGGAACGCGAGAAGGAGCTGGAGCGCGAGCGGGAGAAGGAGCGGGAACGGGAGCTGGAGAGGCAGCGGGAGCGCGCccgggagaaggagctgagcatGGTGAAAGCCATGGAGGGGCCCTTCCTCCCCGTGGCCGAGCTGCATGGGCTGCGGGGGCACCCGGCCGAGGAGCGGGGCAAGCCGGTGGAGCCGCTGGCGCCCAGCAGAGCAGGTAACGTCCCCACAGGTGACActgggtcctgggggggggggcccgccGCCTTCGGCGCAGCTTGCCACgctccccttttcccctccagaTGGCAAAGCTGAGGGGGTCGGTGGCCCCGGGAGGTGGCTGGAGATGGATGGAGCCGGGCTCTCCCGGCTGCCAGCTCGCTTTTTTGCCAAAAGCCCAGCTGCCGCGGCTCTCGGAGAGGCGGCACGGTGCCTGTGCCATCTGACTTCGGTCCGGGGCGGCAACGCGCCCGGTGCCGCGGCACGCCTggcagctgggctggcaccGAGCGGGCAGACCCCTCGTGCCCTGCGGGCAGGGGAGCGCCGGGCTCTGGCTGGCGGCTCCCCCACAGCTCCGGGTGCCTCCCACCTGCGGGGATGCTCGGTGGGGGGGCCTTGAGCACCCCAAAATACCCCGATGGCCAACAGTTGGCCACAggtagccccccccccctttccatGCCCTAACTCTCCGGCACCCCTTTTCCAACCCAGAGAAGCTCAAGGACTCGGTGCTGCCGACGCCAAAGCCCATCCAGCACCCGCTGCACCAGCCGCCGGCCTCCCACCACCCCGTACCCAGCCTCATCCCCAACCACAACGTGTTCCCGCTGCCGGGGAGCAGCGCGGCCACGGCGCTGCTCATCCACCGCACCAACGAGGAGGAGAAGTGGCTGGCCCGGCAGCGCCGGCTGCGCCAGGAGAAGGAAGATCGGCAATCCCAAGTCTCGGAATTTCGGCAACAAGTGCTGGAGCAGCACCTTGACATGGGGCGCACCCCGAGCCAGCCCGAGCCGGACCATCGGCCGGAGCATCCCAGGTAGGGATGCTGCCAGCCCCGCTCCCTAAAACCTATTTGCATTTTCCCACATCGCGGCCATCCCTGCTGTAATCTCTATAggattttttctccccctccgTCACCCCACGGCTGTGCTGGCCCCGTTAGCTGGTTCTGTCGCCCCCCCAGCCATTAGGTAGCCGTCATCCCATAGCCTTGCCCCTCGCTCCTTGCACATCCCGCCGTGATCGGCCGGCGCCAGCAGGTCCCCGTCACGCGGTGCCAGCCAGGCCGGCTGCGCTGGCAGCGCCGGGCTTCGCCGGTGCCCGACATCTGCGCGGCGGCAGGCGACGAGCCCGGGAGGTGGCCGGGGGCCAGCGGCGAGCGGCCAGGTGCTGCCCAGGCACCCGGCACCGCTAATTGCGGCTCCCCGCCGTGCAAGCGGACCCAGGCGAATGGATGTCCCGTTTTGGGGAAAGGGGGGGCACCTGCCCTGAACCTGGGCGAtttttgggggctggggggggtgcaGAGGAGCGTGCCTGCATCCCCTGATTGACAGGGGCTTGCTCACCCCCATCACTGAGTGCTTAAGCAGCGCGGGCTCATCCAGCCGGCTCTGCCGCCAGCTCCCTTTGTTATTTTTGGGTATCCAGGGGATTAGCGCGGCTCATCGAGGATAATAAGGAGCGGATCGCGGGGCGGCACAAAGGCGAGTGCCCGCCGCAGCCTCtttttccccatcccctcctcccaccccaaacCGGAGAGGAGACAGCAAGGTCACCCCGAACCACCTGCAACCGGGGGATACTCCATCCtcattctcctccccatcctggAGCTGCCCGCATCCAGTGTGGAGGGAAAGGCACCGATCCCCGGCAGGGCAGGCGATGCTTTGCCGCCGGTGGTGACACGGTGCCGGGGCGGCGGATGGCGTCGCTGAGCTGAACTCGTTGCTCCGTGCATGGAGGTCCGGGGCGCTGGAGCAGAAAAGCGTTAAATGCACAGCTTGGGCGCATGAAATATTTATCCCGCTAACGGGCTGGCTCCGGCCCCGGCTGTCGGAGGAGGGTTGCACCGGGGTGCTTGCCCTTGCTGCGGGGAGAGCAGGGATGTGCCAGGACCGATGGGCTCTGCTGTCCCCATGGTGGGCAGCAGTGGGGGGGCGCAGGGTTGAGCCTGGGGTCCCCTGCTCGGCACCCCGGGGATGCAGCCACATCCCTGCTCAACCTGCCCGGGAGCAGCCTTAACTCTGCCCCTCCATCCCTCGGGGTGGTGGCACAGGAGGGGACGAGCGTGGCAGCCCCATGTGCATAAACCCCTCCATGTGGCTCTAACCAGCGTGTTTCTCCCCCAAAAGCGGCCCGGTACCGGGGTGCGGCTGGCTCTCCAGGCAGCGGTGCCAGCTCCTCACCTCTCTggtcctctcctctccccacaggtCGGGATCGAGCCGCCACGAGCCAAGTGGCCGGGAGCCAGGGCAGCACTTCGGCGGACCCCCGCCGCTCATCTCCCCCAAGCCCCAGCACCACCCCGTCACCACGTCCCTCTGGAACCCCGTCTCGCTGATGGAGagcccccccgagcccccccggCGCCTCCCCGAGCCCCATGCCCTCCACGGCCACCCGGCCCCCTTCGAGCCCAGCCGTCAGGGCATCCCGCTGGTGAAGGTGGAGAGGGTCTTCTGCCCCGAGAAGCTGGAGGAGGGGGCGAGGAagagggatgctctggagaaaTATCCCCCAGCACGGGAGCCCGGCGCCCCGGAGCACGGGGGCTTCACCCACGCTCCCTTCCTAGCTGAGCTGGAAAAATCCACGCAGAGCATCCTAAGCCAGCAAAGACCCCCAGCCGCCCCCTTCGTCGAGGCCACCAAGCCCAGCTCGCCCTAccggcccccccctccccgcgcccaGGACCCCATGTACATCTACGACGAGTTTGTGCAGCAGCATCGCAGGCTGGTCAGCAAACTTGACCTGGAGGAGCGCCGGCGGAGGGAAGCCCGCGAAAAAGGTGAGACGCCGGGTTTGCACCGCGCCGAggaacacccccccccgccactgcCGCACCGGCACCGGGATTTGGCGGTGGCGGGGGCGGCTGGTGGGTCTCCTGGGGATGCCAGCAGCCCGCGATGCAAATGCTCCCACAAGCCAAGCGGCTCCGTAAATCCTCCGCTCTAGACATGCCCAATTAATAAATGATGAGCTGAGGCTAATAAGCGGGCTTTAAATATTAATGGGACTGCGCGAGTGGGGATAAGAACAGCGGTGAGGAGGAGACGGAGTgcttggtgggggggggggcacaagcgGTGCCATCTCCCCTCCAGCAGGGATGAGGGGGCCTCGGCCACAGCCTCCCCACCGGCCGTGCCCCTTTAACCCGCCTGTTGAGCCCCTGCCACCCATCCCAAAGTGATGCTGAGCCACGCAGCGGTGGGCAATGCCCTCCAGGGTCCCACAGCTGGCAGAGCGGGGGACGGGGCTCTTTTGGGTTACACCCCTCGCCCCCCTGGGACCCACGTTGGACCCCCACCAGCATCCCACCTTGCTGCACCAGCACCCTGCTGCATCCCCGTCCCGAGGAGGGTCCCAGCAGGTTTCCCAGCAGTTCCCTGGGGTCTCCGCCGTCTCCCCAGTCTCACGCCagcctctccccatccccaggtTACTATTACGACCTGGACGACTCCTGCGACGACAGTGACGAGGAGGAGGTGCGGGCCCATCTCCGCTGTGTGGCTGAGCAGCCCCCGCTGAAGCTGGACACGTCCTCCGAGGTACAGCTGGCACTcgctgtcccctgtcccccccttGTCCCCCAGGGGAGCAGCCCCTCCTCGGCCACCAGCTCCCAGTGCCGCGGTGCAGCCACCGTTCCCAGTCGGCTGCAGAGGCACCAGCGGgtcagggatggggatggagatgaggatgaggatggggaccGGTCTGGGGGTgaccctgctctgctctccccctCGGTGCCCCAGAAGCTGGAGTTCCTGCAGCTCTTCGGCCTCACCACGCAGCAACAGAAGGAGGAATTGCTGAGCCAGAAGCGGCGCAAACGCCGGCGGATGCTGCGGGAGAGGAGCCCCTCGCCGCCGACGGTGCAGAACAAGCGCCGCACGCCCTCCCCGCGCCTCCCGCTCTCCACCCGCTACAGCCCCGACGAGATGAACAACAGCCCCAACTTCGAGGAGAAGAAGCGCTTCCTCACCATCTTCAACCTCACGCACATCAGCGCCGAGAAGAGGAAAGGTAAAACAGCCATGGTCCGTGCACGCTCGGGGTCAGCTCTGGCTCAGGGGGTCCCCGCTCACTGGTTTGGGGggtgccgtggggctgggggggacggtCCCGCCTGGGGCCGTGAGCTTGCTCTGCTGAGCAGAGGCTACACTAAACCTCAGCTTCCCATGCCGCAGACAAGGAGAAGCTGGTAGAGATGCTCCAGGCCATGAAGCAGAAGACCACGCCGGCCGCCGTGGTGGTGAAGAGCTCCCCACGGGACAGCCCCAGTGGCCCTGCCATCGGTAAGCATCCCTGATCCTTCCCCGGCTCTCGGCTCGGGAGCATCCCCTGCCTGGCACGATGCGGGGGGCACGGTTTTgccttgggggggggacacggagccCTGCCGGCAGCCGACTCTGCTCTTCCTCTGCCCAAAGAGCCGCTGGTGCCGCCGCTCCCACTGGATCCGGATAAACCCGTGGGCATCGCTGTCTCCGTGCCGGAGGTGCAGAAGACGGTGGAGCCCAGCAGGTTAGACCAGCTGAGACCCCAGGAGCTACCGAGGGCTAAGGAATCGGCCACCGCGCTGGCAGAGAAGCCCCGGCTGAGCGATGGGCATCCCGGGAAGAAGGCACTCAGCATCCTCAGCTACGTCAGGGgtccccttcccaaggacatCCCGGTGCCGCTGTCCCACAGCATGAACGGCAAGAGCAAGCCTTGGGAGCCCTTCATCGCCGAGGAGTTCGCCCATCAGTTCCACGAGTCGGTGCTGCAGTCCACCCAGAAGGCATTGCAGAAGCACAAAGGTAAGGGCAGGGAtgtggggagcaggctgggtACCATGGGGGGGCGTAACATCCCTGTGGGGTGGGAGACCCCTTCGTCCCCCCACTGGGGTTCAGCACCACCAAGGGCGCAAAATCTACTGACCACCTCGTTGCTGGAACATCCCAGAAGCTCATCGATGAAGATAAATATAAGGTTCTGGGATAATATGGCTCCATTCCCCCCAAACTCATTAAGCAAGGAAAATGAAGTTACTCCAGTGCGCAGGGGTGATGAAAACCCCCAGAAGATGCTGTAGCCCCCCAAAAAgggcctggggaggaggaaattAATACCTTGAGGGGAGCATCTTTCTCGATGCAGCCTCAGGGAGGGCAGCAGTGGGGTGGGCGATGTGGGGAGCAGGTGGGGGATatggggggggcgggcagggggctgACGCTTGGTTCCCGCAGGGGGGACGGCGGCGTTGACGGCGGAGCAGAACCACAAGCTCGACACCTCCATCCACTACAACATCCCCGAGCTGCAGGCGTCCAGCCGCCTGGCTGCCCCACCGCACAACGGCACGGCCGAGGGGCCGCTGCCCCACCGGGTGCTGCCCCCGCTGCCCCACGACTCGGcctctgaggaagaggaggaggaggaggaggaagaggaggaagagtaCCCCAGGCCCAAGTGGCAAGGGATCGAGGCAATTTTTGAAGCTTACCAGGAACATATAGAAGGTAGAggatgggggggaggggcagggagggtaAACCCTCactttgtgcctcagtttccctgagTGAAACCACCCCATGCCTCAACCAGGCGTCTCCGGCTCCCACtgggctgggatggggaggtgCTTGAGGCTCTCCAGCACTGCAGGAGCAACACAAAAGCAACAGGCGCTGGTGAAAAATGATGTATATGTGAAAAATTCATGTATTCACAGCTGCCCAGCATCCTCCCCCGTGGGACCTGGCGGTTCCCCACGGGCAGTGCAGGGGCCGGGGATGCTCTGGGACACTGGAGGCAATCGCCGCTGGCTGGACAGAGCCTCGTGCGGGGCTGGCATCCTCGGCGACGGCACCGCGGTGTTCGGGCATGGTCCTGTGCCGTGCACGGAGCCGACGCTCACCCTCTCTCTCCTTTGGGATTTGCAGAACAAAACCTGGAGCGCCAAGTGCTGCAGACCCAGTGCCGGCGGCTGGAAGCCCAGCACTACAGCCTGAGCCTGACGGCAGAGCAGCTTTCGCACAGCATGGCGGTGAGTGGGGCCGCGGCACCCGGCTTCTGCGAGGCACCCAAGTCCTCCCGGAGCACACCCATCCACCTAGCAGTGCCCCTTCCCCTGCAATACCCCATTCCCTGCaattccccatcccctgcaaTACCCCATTCCCATCAGTGCCTCCCACCCAGGCACCCCACATCCCACCCCGTGGAGCATCCAGGCGAGCCCAGCATCCCACAAGGGATCCCATCCCCGCAGCCCTGGCCCGGAGGCTGCCCGTCGCCTGCCCTGACTGTGTCTTCTCACCTTCACTGCTTGCAGGAATTAAGGACCCAGAAGCAGAAGATGGTCTCGGAGCGCGAGCGCCTGCAAGCCGAGCTGGATCACCTGCGGAAGTGCCTTGCCTTGCCTGCAATGCAGTGGTCTAGGGGTTATTTCAAGGGGTATCCCAGGTGACGCTCCTTGGGCTAGGCCGAACATATAGTCTAGAAATAATAATCTATTTTATTACCttgaatatttaatatttttcactgGGAGGTTtgaagctaaaaaaaataaaatttaaaaaaaacaaaaaacaaaaaaacaaaacgaaacaaacaaacaaaaaaaaaatcacggaGAATGTGCCATGCATGAAGCAAAGGAGCACGGGAGCCGGGAGCCCACCCGACGGCGAGCAGACCCCATCCCGTCCCCTCCCGCGCCGCTGGCCCTCTGCAAGCAACCGCCAGCCCGGCTCGGGCTCtcctccctggggacagggtgctgcggcccccccccccctccacccacccACACTTTATAGCTCtcatttttgggtttttttttggttttttgttttttttttttaattaaattacaaTTAAAGACTCCACCGACAACACTAAGGCCGGAGGAGCCCTGTGGGGCCAGGTGCGGGACGGCTGGCCAGCAGCCGCCGATCCCCCCCACTCCCCGGCACAGCACCGggagcctcccccccccaccccggggctTTCCACTGGAAATGCACTTCGCTATAAAACAATAAAGTCAATAAACTGGTTGAAGGTACCTTTTTGTTCCTGTTTGGCGGGGAAGGGGCATGAAACACGCGCCGGCAGTGGGCCCCGGCGGGGTTACCTTGTCAGAGCTAGTCACCCTGGTTTTGCAATTCAAAAGTCAAAAAAAGGTGCTTCAGCCTTGtactgtgtatatatattaaaaaaaaaaaaagttttgtatgtttttattactttaattattgttataaaaagcttgcctttttttttaatatgtttctgcttttttttttcttttttttttccttccccccctccctcccctttttattttctttcttttttggcaaAAGGATTAACTCGCTTTTAGTGTTTGTACTGCTGCTGGTCAGGACAGAAAAGATactgaagtgttttaaaagaatttaaaaacaggaaaaaataaatcccctTTTCCAGCGGGGCAGGTGCTGTCCCACTGCCGATCCCTCGGGAACCCGGAGCTGAGCCCTTCCACTGCCCTCAACCTCCTGTGgcttggggttggttttttttaccctttttctttggtttctggGTCTTTTTCTGGTCCCTCTGGGCAGTTGTTGTAGGTGTCGCTGGGTGGTTTCTCAGCCTTGCGCGGGCTCCATCtgccaaattaaaaatacagagcagtTGCGCCGAGAGGGCTGGAGGGTTTGGGGGATGGGTGGCATTGGGGTGTCCTTATTCCCCCCCAAAATACCGAGACAATCAGAGCGGCGCTAAGGCAGTTTGGGCAGAGGGAGCCAGGGTTTGCCCGTGGGGTCCGCGGCTTGGCATGGGGTTGGTGGCACCACGGGGACAAGCCGGGTCGAGTTCTCCCTGCCCGTGCCTTGTGCCCGCCggcgggcaggagctgcctgtggCTCGCTGCCGGCAGCGCCGGGTTGGGGTGGCAGGTTCAGGCTTGGCACCACATGGTGCTGTTTTTAGCCACTTTCCAATCATCGCGTGCCCCAACTCCCTggggaggctttttttttttaaaatttttaaattatttattaattttttaaattcaccaCGAGACAAGCTCATGTCTACGAGAAAAGGtgacctctgctttctgctttaaattCCCTTGTTGCACTCGCAAAGAAAGCATTAACCCCCCCCtactcctccccccccccacactcccCGGTCTCCCATTGGcttcaccaaaaaaaagctgtgcaagattaaaaagcaaaatgcccTTGTGACAGAAATTagtttaatcttttttaaatCCCCAATTGCATCGCCAGCCTCTGGCCTAGCCGCTGCCAACTCCAGGCTTCACAATGAATTTTAACACGGCAAAATACGCTTGCTGCTCGACTCgctttttcccttcccatgtgctggggcggggtggggggggagaagaagccAGGGATGGAAAATCATCAGCAATTTATCCCTTGCCGCCACCGTGCCGCGATGAGGCTGCGTGCCGCGACGAGGCTGTGGGCAGGAGCCTGACTGGGATGTAGCCTCGCTTCGTAGCAGCTCCTATACTGAGACTTTCCCCCCTCACCAGCCCACAATCACGTTTTTTGGACCAATTTCGCAGAATTATTCCCCCCGGGGCCATGGCGAGCGGTCATGTCTGTTTGTACGTACCCCATGCAGAATCACTCGAGCAGCTGCGCCAGAGCCTGGGAGGGCTGCAAGGAGGGAAAGGCAAGGCAGAGCCTGCTGGGGGCAGTTCAGAtgctgtgaaagaaaacaaaacaaaaaaacccccaaaaggagataaaaaaaaacaacaaaccaacaaacctaAACATGTTCTAAGTGTACTTGTTTGAATTAATTGTAATGTAATATATTATTTGTTGAATGTAGTAATTAGGTATTTATGAATATATGGCtgtaatttctgaaaacatccaaaaaaaaataaactcttccACAATGACGGCAAAGAATTCTTTCTCCCCCACCGGCGATGGGAAAGCAGCCCTGCTCCGAGCATCCCCCAGCCTCGCCGAGGGCAGCTCCTGCCATCGTCACCTTGTCAGAGCCCTTTGCTCGCAGCCGACCGCAGCTGCCTGCGGGCAGCGCTGGGGGAAGCGGCCgaggcaggcagggcacagatggcaggcaggagcagcgCAGAGGCTGGCCCAGATGCTCGGGGAAGGGCACCGCTCGCGGCTTGCCACCGTTGGGTTCAAGCCGGCATTTCCCCCTCGCCCATAATAATTACATCTGCCATCAATGCAGCCCCACGCCAGCGAGGATCCTGCCCTTGCCTGTCGGTCTGCCGCAGGGAAACGGGGCCGGAGCCAAAGGAGGAAAGCTGCGGGTTTTTCCGAGCATTGTTTAACCCATGTATGCTTGACGCACAGCGTGCGATGGAACACGGGGACTAATTTGATGCCGTTCACTCagctgcaattatttttttttattattatttttttatacacacattttcagattaagaaaaaaaaaaaaacaagacgTATGATATTACAAGACAGCCCAGCTTTGGAGAGGGAAAACCGTTTTCTTTTGTCCTTCTCCAAAGAGCAGATGGATCTGCTTCCCAGCTGATCTCCCCAGCAGAGTAGCAGACACCTCTCATTGCCGGCACATCTTCCCCCTTTTCAAGGCGTTGAGAAAATTCATGGCGAAGCACCGCCTAGAAATTTATTGCTTTCAAGCCAGTGTGTGGCCTGTGCTGCCCTCAGAAGTTCCCTCTATGAAGTACACCCACACTCTCCAGGGCGGAGAGATCCGCCTGACATCATTAGACAGCAGCCTAGCGCTGGCAAGCCACCACCTGCACCAAGCAGATCTCTGAACCCAAGCGAGAGGCCCACCTCTGCACAGAGGGAACACGTAGGAGCTACCGTGTGGGGATGCTCCCGTGCCGCCGGCAGCTCCGGAGCAATTCCCATCCGGCTGTGAGGCTGCCTGCTCTCTCTCCCCTGCCTGCGTGGAAGGGGAACCCCTGCCTGCGCGCAGCTGCTGCCGAGGAGGGGTTGAACGCAGCTGAGGGGAGAACTGTGCAGGGAGGTGGAGGCTGGCCAGATGAAGGTCCAAGGGTGAGGAGCGGAGCCTGCTCTCTCTTCCAGTGCCCTCTCCTGGGAGGTTTGAAGGTTGGCCTGGCTAGTACCTCAGAAATCCTGAGAGTGGGCACTCTCGCCAGGCTGAAGGTTAGTCCGGAGCTTGTACATGTGATCTAAGGCTTGAGTAAGGAAAGTCCCGATCGTGTTGATCTCCATCAAGGTTAAGTTATCCAGCTAAAAGACAAAATAACAGAATCTGGGGAAACAGCTCTGTCACAGCGGAGGATGAGGAActcagaaagcagctctgcagcccacGCTTTTCCTTCAGTGACACCCCAAGGGACTGGCCCAGCTGCCACCCCCGGTCAAGAGAAGCACAGGAGCAACGAGAGCACTATTTCCATAAGGCACGGGGAGCTGCAACCAGCCCATAAAGCGAGGTTTCAGCATATGGCTTTAGTTCCCAACTGACGTACCCACAACCCAGGAAAAACATGCCCCAACCAGCATTTTCACGAGCAGCTCTCATCAGTCACAAGCCCACACAATCGCACGGCATCTGGAATCctcccagcacagagctggcaaACCTCTCCCTGCGCGTCCCCGACGCACCTTGGCGTGAGCCTCCTGCTGCCTGACAAAGCTGTCCGCAGACAGCCGCAGCTTGGCTATCCGGGTGTCCCAGGTATCCTTCACCAGTGTTCGAATCTCATCGGCTTTGGGGATGTTGTCTGAGGCGCtagaggaggagagagaggatCAGAACAGGCTGCGAGGGACTCGTACGTTATGTCACCGGCGTATAAGTAATGTTGGCAGTTCTTCAGCCCTCTGAGGCATAAGCAGAGCAGTTTGCTATAGAGGAAAAAACGTGCAACTCAACATTAAAATCCAGCCTGGTACTTCTGCTGCTGGGATTTCTGGGATAGTTTATTTACCCAGGAATGCTCAGCTCTGATGCAGCATCTGGTTCTCACTAGAATCCTTCTGCTCTTTAATTGCCCAGCTGGTACAAGGTACACAGAGGGCCAATAACCCGGCCAAAGTCACAGGCAGCCAGGGAATTGAAAGGACTCGGCTGCGATTAGAGCCCCAGCTCTGTGCTCTTGTGGCTCTATCAGGGAGTATTAAGTTGAAAGGACTGTACGATTTGTGCCACATCCTCCCATTAAGCCAATTCAGCGCTGCCATAAGGACCTCAAGAGATCAGATCAATTCACATGGACAGAGCTGTCAGGGTTATTCTAGCGTGAGGGAAGGAGCCGCACGCCAAGAGCGTCATCTCCAGAGGAAAAGCCAGTGCTTAAATGACCACCCCACCGTAATCGAGGGCTTAAA
This genomic window from Haliaeetus albicilla chromosome 10, bHalAlb1.1, whole genome shotgun sequence contains:
- the GSE1 gene encoding genetic suppressor element 1 isoform X2, translating into MQQWQSFELANVPVLQRLYVVPLNAAAMPAKGRRGLKEDGTGAPPAPEACYLCGEECGKEARPVAAKITNGNAKSTMHFPFLSLLPCPPGAKGLNKHWEVSSCRKCFGVLQDLWAMYRACHNEELIASVQSFLGRYHQVFSAGDPAGLAGHPAVKPGPTSVCYICGAELGAGKEFQLNVNPPGRFGEKEPFFPFLTVYPPAPRARPADSTGLVATCVLCYHDLLGQWLQHEGRNSHHPSSAWSRQYKVETFVCFFCRQEKKRCLGLKAVQVARLPVFLYTLRVANSLLVDDGKQLTIGACAECGAVVLAGKSMTPPELLAAAPPALLPKASSSSLETAAAKPAAGESRHRVASTGESPGTGGSVVPDIGQRTALDVESVDAGATSMSHEPKSPSLGMLSTATRTTATVSPLTPSPLNGSIVPNGSPAASSTLSVQAAPSSSFAAALRKLAKQAEEPRGSSISSESSPVSSPATNHSSPASTPKRGPMGPIIVPPGGHSVPSTPPVVTIAPTKTVNGVWRSEGRQQEAGSRGSSSSGGRERLISEPPLAQEKAGGPAVPSHLLGTPYSFGLPHSSVVQDSRFPPLNLQRPVHHVVPPSAVTEDYLRSFRPYHTAEDLRMSSLPPLGLDPAAAAAYYHPSYLTHHPFPHPAFRMDESYCLSALRSPFYPLPAPGSLPPLHPSAMHLHLSGVRYPPELSHSSLSALQSERISSLAAERLQMDEELRQREREREREREKEREREADREREKEREREREREKELEREREKERERELERQRERAREKELSMVKAMEGPFLPVAELHGLRGHPAEERGKPVEPLAPSRAEKLKDSVLPTPKPIQHPLHQPPASHHPVPSLIPNHNVFPLPGSSAATALLIHRTNEEEKWLARQRRLRQEKEDRQSQVSEFRQQVLEQHLDMGRTPSQPEPDHRPEHPRSGSSRHEPSGREPGQHFGGPPPLISPKPQHHPVTTSLWNPVSLMESPPEPPRRLPEPHALHGHPAPFEPSRQGIPLVKVERVFCPEKLEEGARKRDALEKYPPAREPGAPEHGGFTHAPFLAELEKSTQSILSQQRPPAAPFVEATKPSSPYRPPPPRAQDPMYIYDEFVQQHRRLVSKLDLEERRRREAREKGYYYDLDDSCDDSDEEEVRAHLRCVAEQPPLKLDTSSEKLEFLQLFGLTTQQQKEELLSQKRRKRRRMLRERSPSPPTVQNKRRTPSPRLPLSTRYSPDEMNNSPNFEEKKRFLTIFNLTHISAEKRKDKEKLVEMLQAMKQKTTPAAVVVKSSPRDSPSGPAIEPLVPPLPLDPDKPVGIAVSVPEVQKTVEPSRLDQLRPQELPRAKESATALAEKPRLSDGHPGKKALSILSYVRGPLPKDIPVPLSHSMNGKSKPWEPFIAEEFAHQFHESVLQSTQKALQKHKGGTAALTAEQNHKLDTSIHYNIPELQASSRLAAPPHNGTAEGPLPHRVLPPLPHDSASEEEEEEEEEEEEEYPRPKWQGIEAIFEAYQEHIEEQNLERQVLQTQCRRLEAQHYSLSLTAEQLSHSMAELRTQKQKMVSERERLQAELDHLRKCLALPAMQWSRGYFKGYPR